Proteins from a genomic interval of Betta splendens chromosome 10, fBetSpl5.4, whole genome shotgun sequence:
- the tbc1d2 gene encoding TBC1 domain family member 2A isoform X1, whose amino-acid sequence MDGNRSAGYPSNASSGPLPAYTIPFEAAQQNVESDGVSTQKHQRPGESLNSPQSIHRTKEEPEQQHTNPLAEKTKPAAAPNISFKTEPGQLKPESFPTELAGQDNSSVTETEQTVIKLGHQPNPNYPIKLDPDPTEQPDPRVEKLKAKGHQPEPDQTSTTKLEQKKAKLEQAPRLSENHQTQESPTQPTAQNRFSATTAVQHQGQGPSSHPTTRLASPSAATALASVVCPSTGVLPGPPLTIEVFCDQNMCPPPPGSSLGEPKLCGFLQKQGGPLKAWKQRWFTYEENKNQLFYYRTPQDVTPLGWVDLTSATFTFPLRAESGTFHIKTPERTFILKAVTQELMLYWLQQLQVRRWQHRLVPTCPDTMNHSTADNFLPVLKSPLGLVGEGAATVPSTQMLFANMSLKHPLIELQNSLHSLRRFSQEGQSVFHVDAPTWISLNSGNANNMAASSTPPEPLGTPTSLPLADPAAQVSAAGGESPLLFDNQSRKSKLRSSFTMPTLREDSQSSRLQQEKRMLMEDVKAQKKLVWILHKALEAAQLEKRTCAEFLAEKGEQERLELLRHRERQVANLQGQLEESRMETETLRSSLTQRDGHIVELQENIQLLMEKNKAKREVIIKLSDQLSACLSDPQRCGSSSSRALDPQTFRQLQREAENLKDDIEAYKTQNKFLNSEIHQLTRLWRSSSEQEKSLMEKCAYLEAANCQAESRYLSILRKLQEAKTLDPVQQLTVQKIIKDALKGELKSAVKFSPSSGHDEYGFKIIPDYEVEDMKLLAKIQALEIRSHNLLHQDGVERPLLSRWAQYLAGRSDDDLCASPELKALLRGGVPQEYRQRLWRWMVRARTRTSRERHPLRYQQLCDKSHTSPHSASRQIELDLHRTLTTNQHFSSPSSPALQQLRRVLLAFSWQSPAIGYCQGLNRLAAIALLILQSEEDAFWCLVAVVETIMPQDYYTKSLVASQVDQQVLKDFLTEKLPRLAAHFEDHNIDVSLITFNWFLVVFVESLPSDILLPLWDAFLYEGTKVIFRYALALFKYKEDDFLKIHDSVEIYHYLRFFTKTVSDSRKLTNIAFYDMNPFPGRLLKNRRALHLERLQRDLRELEEQQKEFMTESSQRKDKELDGLVSEDDDEI is encoded by the exons ATGGATGGAAACAGATCAGCAGGATATCCCAGCAATGCCTCGTCTGGCCCACTTCCTGCCTACACAATACCCTTCGAGGCAGCCCAGCAGAACGTGGAGTCCGATGGTGTGTCGACTCAAAAACACCAGAGACCAGGAGAGAGTCTGAACAGTCCGCAGTCCATCCACAGGACCAAGGAGGaaccagaacaacaacacacaaatcctctggctgaaaaaacaaaacctgctgcagcgccgaaTATATCATTTAAAACTGAACCGGGACAACTAAAACCCGAGTCCTTTCCCACAGAGCTAGCAGGTCAAGATAATAGTTCTGTtacagaaacagagcaaactGTAATAAAACTAGGTCATCAACCTAATCCAAATTATCCAATCAAATTAGACCCTGATCCCACAGAGCAACCAGATCCAAGGGTAGAGAAGCTGAAAGCCAAAGGacatcaaccagaaccagatcaaACTTCTACAACCAAACTAGAGCAAAAGAAGGCAAAACTTGAACAAGCACCACGTTTATCTGAGAATCACCAAACCCAGGAGAGCCCAACTCAGCCCACGGCTCAGAATCGGTTCAGTGCGACCacagctgtacaacatcagGGCCAAGGTCCCTCTTCCCACCCGACCACTCGGCTCgcttctccttctgctgcgACGGCTCTGGCTTCAGTCGTCTGTCCGTCCACAGGGGTTCTGCCAGGTCCACCTCTCACCATCGAGGTGTTCTGTGACCAGAacatgtgccccccccctccaggtTCTTCTCTGGGAGAGCCCAAACTGTGCGGTTTCTTGCAGAAGCAGGGGGGACCCCTGAAGGCCTGGAAGCAGCGCTGGTTCACATACGAGGAGAATAAGAACCAGCTGTTTTATTACCGCACGCCGCAGGACGTGACACCTCTCGGGTGGGTGGACCTCACCAGCGCCACCTTCACCTTTCCACTGAGGGCTGAGAGCGGCACCTTCCACATCAAGACTCCAGAGCGCACCTTTATACTCAAG GCGGTGACCCAGGAGCTGATGCTGtactggctgcagcagctgcaggtgagacgCTGGCAGCACCGACTGGTACCCACCTGCCCAGACACAATGAACCACAGCACAGCAG ACAATTTCTTGCCGGTTCTGAAGAGTCCTCTGGGCCTGGTCGGGGAGGGAGCAGCCACAGTGCCATCAACACAAATGCTGTTTGCCAACATGTCGCTCAAGCATCCGCTCATAGAGCTGCA AAACTCTCTGCACAGCCTCAGGAGGTTTTCTCAGGAGGGTCAGAGCGTGTTTCACGTTGACGCGCCAACGTGGATTTCCCTGAACTCTGGAAACGCCAACAACATGGCTG catccagcactCCTCCAGAGCCCCTGGGCACACCCACTTCTCTTCCATTGGCCGATCCAGCAGCTCAGGtgtctgcagcaggtggagagtCTCCGTTGCTGTTTGACAATCAGAGCAGGAAATCAAAGCTGCGCAGCTCGTTCACCATGCCAACTCTCCGGGAAGACTCTCAGTCCTCCCGCCTCCAACAGGAGAAACGGATGCTAATGGAGGATGTCAAAGCTCAGAAG AAGCTGGTGTGGATCCTCCACAAAGCCCTCGAAGCAGCTCAGCTGGAGAAGAGAACCTGTGCTGAGTTTTTGGCAGAGAAGGGGGAGCAGGAGCgtctggagctgctgcggcACCGCGAGCGTCAAGTGGCCAACCTGCAAggccagctggaggagagcaggatgGAGACGGAGACCCTGAGGAGCAGTCTGACCCAGAGAGATGGACACAttgtggagctgcaggaaaacatccAGCTGCtaatggagaaaaacaaggccAAGCGGGAG GTCATCATCAAACTGTCTGATCagctatctgcctgcctgtccgaCCCGCAACGGTGtggttcctcctccagcagagctcTGGACCCTCAGACCTTCAGACAGCTCCAGCGGGAGGCTGAGAACCTAAAG GATGACATAGAGGCGTATAAAACCCAAAACAAGTTTCTGAATTCTGAGATCCACCAGCTGACCagactgtggaggagcagctcagagCAGGAGAAGAGTCTGATGGAGAAG TGTGCCTACCTGGAGGCTGCTAACTGTCAGGCAGAGAGCAGATACCTGAGCATTCTGcggaagctgcaggaagccaAAACTCTGGATCCGGTTCAGCAGTTAACTGTCCAGAAGATCATCAAGGATGCCCTGAAGGGAGAGCTGAAGAGCGCCGTGAAGTTCAGCCCGTCCAG CGGTCATGATGAGTATGGCTTTAAAATCATCCCAGACTACGAGGTGGAGGATATGAAGCTGCTTGCAAAGATCCAGGCTCTGGAGATCCGCTCCCACAACCTGCTGCACCAG gatgGGGTAGAGCGCCCCCTGCTGAGTCGCTGGGCTCAGTACCTGGCCGGCAGGTCCGACGACGACCTGTGTGCCTCACCGGAGCTCAAAGCCCTGCTGCGTGGTGGTGTCCCACAGGAGTACCGACAGAGACTGTGGCGCTGGATGgtcagagccagaaccaggacaaGCCGGGAGCGCCACCCGCTACGGTACCAGCAG ctgtgtgaCAAGAGTCACACGTCCCCTCATTCGGCCTCCAGGCAGATCGAACTAGACCTGCACCGCACCCTGACCACCAATCAGCACTTTTCGTCTCCCTCCAGCCccgccctgcagcagctgcggcGCGTCCTACTGGCCTTCTCCTGGCAGAGCCCCGCTATCGGCTACTGCCAAGGACTCAACAG GTTGGCGGCCATCGCTCTGCTCATTCTCCAGAGCGAAGAGGATGCCTTCTGGTGTCTGGTGGCCGTGGTCGAGACCATCATGCCTCAGGACTACTACACCAAGAGCCTGGTGGCCTCTCAG GTGGACCAGCAGGTTCTGAAGGACTTCCtgactgagaagctgcctcgGCTTGCTGCTCACTTCGAGGATCACAACATTGATGTGTCCCTGATCACCTTCAACTGGTTCCTGGTGGTGTTTGTGGAGAGTCTGCCTAGCGACATCCTGCTGCCACTGTGGGATGCCTTCCTGTACGAGGGAACAAAG gtgatCTTCAGGTATGCTCTGGCTCTCTTCAAATACAAAGAGGACGACTTCCTCAAGATCCACGACAGTGTGGAGATTTACCACTACCTACGCTTCTTTACCAAGACTGTGTCCGACAGCAG gaAACTGACCAACATTGCCTTCTACGACATGAACCCGTTCCCCGGGCGCCTGCTGAAGAACCGGCGAGCGCTTCACCTGGAGCGGCTGCAACGGGATCTGCGAGAGCTTgaggagcagcagaaagagTTCATGACAGAAAGCTCCCAACGTAAGGACAAAGAACTGGACGGCTTGGTGAGCGAAGACGACGACGAAATCTGA
- the tbc1d2 gene encoding TBC1 domain family member 2A isoform X5: protein MTNLPQTTDNFLPVLKSPLGLVGEGAATVPSTQMLFANMSLKHPLIELQNSLHSLRRFSQEGQSVFHVDAPTWISLNSGNANNMAASSTPPEPLGTPTSLPLADPAAQVSAAGGESPLLFDNQSRKSKLRSSFTMPTLREDSQSSRLQQEKRMLMEDVKAQKKLVWILHKALEAAQLEKRTCAEFLAEKGEQERLELLRHRERQVANLQGQLEESRMETETLRSSLTQRDGHIVELQENIQLLMEKNKAKREVIIKLSDQLSACLSDPQRCGSSSSRALDPQTFRQLQREAENLKDDIEAYKTQNKFLNSEIHQLTRLWRSSSEQEKSLMEKCAYLEAANCQAESRYLSILRKLQEAKTLDPVQQLTVQKIIKDALKGELKSAVKFSPSSGHDEYGFKIIPDYEVEDMKLLAKIQALEIRSHNLLHQDGVERPLLSRWAQYLAGRSDDDLCASPELKALLRGGVPQEYRQRLWRWMVRARTRTSRERHPLRYQQLCDKSHTSPHSASRQIELDLHRTLTTNQHFSSPSSPALQQLRRVLLAFSWQSPAIGYCQGLNRLAAIALLILQSEEDAFWCLVAVVETIMPQDYYTKSLVASQVDQQVLKDFLTEKLPRLAAHFEDHNIDVSLITFNWFLVVFVESLPSDILLPLWDAFLYEGTKVIFRYALALFKYKEDDFLKIHDSVEIYHYLRFFTKTVSDSRKLTNIAFYDMNPFPGRLLKNRRALHLERLQRDLRELEEQQKEFMTESSQRKDKELDGLVSEDDDEI from the exons ATGACGAACCTGCCACAGACAACGG ACAATTTCTTGCCGGTTCTGAAGAGTCCTCTGGGCCTGGTCGGGGAGGGAGCAGCCACAGTGCCATCAACACAAATGCTGTTTGCCAACATGTCGCTCAAGCATCCGCTCATAGAGCTGCA AAACTCTCTGCACAGCCTCAGGAGGTTTTCTCAGGAGGGTCAGAGCGTGTTTCACGTTGACGCGCCAACGTGGATTTCCCTGAACTCTGGAAACGCCAACAACATGGCTG catccagcactCCTCCAGAGCCCCTGGGCACACCCACTTCTCTTCCATTGGCCGATCCAGCAGCTCAGGtgtctgcagcaggtggagagtCTCCGTTGCTGTTTGACAATCAGAGCAGGAAATCAAAGCTGCGCAGCTCGTTCACCATGCCAACTCTCCGGGAAGACTCTCAGTCCTCCCGCCTCCAACAGGAGAAACGGATGCTAATGGAGGATGTCAAAGCTCAGAAG AAGCTGGTGTGGATCCTCCACAAAGCCCTCGAAGCAGCTCAGCTGGAGAAGAGAACCTGTGCTGAGTTTTTGGCAGAGAAGGGGGAGCAGGAGCgtctggagctgctgcggcACCGCGAGCGTCAAGTGGCCAACCTGCAAggccagctggaggagagcaggatgGAGACGGAGACCCTGAGGAGCAGTCTGACCCAGAGAGATGGACACAttgtggagctgcaggaaaacatccAGCTGCtaatggagaaaaacaaggccAAGCGGGAG GTCATCATCAAACTGTCTGATCagctatctgcctgcctgtccgaCCCGCAACGGTGtggttcctcctccagcagagctcTGGACCCTCAGACCTTCAGACAGCTCCAGCGGGAGGCTGAGAACCTAAAG GATGACATAGAGGCGTATAAAACCCAAAACAAGTTTCTGAATTCTGAGATCCACCAGCTGACCagactgtggaggagcagctcagagCAGGAGAAGAGTCTGATGGAGAAG TGTGCCTACCTGGAGGCTGCTAACTGTCAGGCAGAGAGCAGATACCTGAGCATTCTGcggaagctgcaggaagccaAAACTCTGGATCCGGTTCAGCAGTTAACTGTCCAGAAGATCATCAAGGATGCCCTGAAGGGAGAGCTGAAGAGCGCCGTGAAGTTCAGCCCGTCCAG CGGTCATGATGAGTATGGCTTTAAAATCATCCCAGACTACGAGGTGGAGGATATGAAGCTGCTTGCAAAGATCCAGGCTCTGGAGATCCGCTCCCACAACCTGCTGCACCAG gatgGGGTAGAGCGCCCCCTGCTGAGTCGCTGGGCTCAGTACCTGGCCGGCAGGTCCGACGACGACCTGTGTGCCTCACCGGAGCTCAAAGCCCTGCTGCGTGGTGGTGTCCCACAGGAGTACCGACAGAGACTGTGGCGCTGGATGgtcagagccagaaccaggacaaGCCGGGAGCGCCACCCGCTACGGTACCAGCAG ctgtgtgaCAAGAGTCACACGTCCCCTCATTCGGCCTCCAGGCAGATCGAACTAGACCTGCACCGCACCCTGACCACCAATCAGCACTTTTCGTCTCCCTCCAGCCccgccctgcagcagctgcggcGCGTCCTACTGGCCTTCTCCTGGCAGAGCCCCGCTATCGGCTACTGCCAAGGACTCAACAG GTTGGCGGCCATCGCTCTGCTCATTCTCCAGAGCGAAGAGGATGCCTTCTGGTGTCTGGTGGCCGTGGTCGAGACCATCATGCCTCAGGACTACTACACCAAGAGCCTGGTGGCCTCTCAG GTGGACCAGCAGGTTCTGAAGGACTTCCtgactgagaagctgcctcgGCTTGCTGCTCACTTCGAGGATCACAACATTGATGTGTCCCTGATCACCTTCAACTGGTTCCTGGTGGTGTTTGTGGAGAGTCTGCCTAGCGACATCCTGCTGCCACTGTGGGATGCCTTCCTGTACGAGGGAACAAAG gtgatCTTCAGGTATGCTCTGGCTCTCTTCAAATACAAAGAGGACGACTTCCTCAAGATCCACGACAGTGTGGAGATTTACCACTACCTACGCTTCTTTACCAAGACTGTGTCCGACAGCAG gaAACTGACCAACATTGCCTTCTACGACATGAACCCGTTCCCCGGGCGCCTGCTGAAGAACCGGCGAGCGCTTCACCTGGAGCGGCTGCAACGGGATCTGCGAGAGCTTgaggagcagcagaaagagTTCATGACAGAAAGCTCCCAACGTAAGGACAAAGAACTGGACGGCTTGGTGAGCGAAGACGACGACGAAATCTGA